From the Ammospiza caudacuta isolate bAmmCau1 chromosome 1, bAmmCau1.pri, whole genome shotgun sequence genome, the window CCGAGATGGGCTCTTTGTACAAATGCAGTTTGTGCTTCGTGCTAATTGCTCCAGAGACTTAATACAGAGGGCTTTGCTGGCATGTTATAGAGTGCTCTGAAATTTGTTTAGTAGTTTGCTGTGTAATGATTTCAAGTCTAGAAGTGTTGAAATGCTTCCTGGTGTTTTTCTGGCTTTCTGATTCAAGGAGTTTGCACTAGAGAAAGTCATGGAAGCTTTTCGCACTTGATAGCGTTCACTAAGAGTGTAATGGGGCTGAATTCCTATGTTTTTCCAAGGTAGTatattggaaaataattttatagttAGAAAAACTGATgacagatttaaaatatttgaagtacTTTGCCAAAGTTAGTTATAAATTTGGGGTCCTGGCCAGTGAAACTGATTTTTTGAGAATGTAATTTGTACTAGTATCATGATGTTTTCCTCATTGAATACCTGGGCCCTTTCTGTTGTTGAGGGATATTGACAGGCTCAAGACAATGTCAGTGCACAACCCAGAAATTAGATACTTGAGAAATAGCAAGAGTGTTGCAGTGGGCAGCAGTCCCCAGTATTAGTGGGGATCGGAAAATGGTTGGGAAACAGTGTTGACTGCTAGACTGTCCTGGTGGAAGTCAAAAGAGAGGGCAGCATAGGTGGACttcttgttttaaattaaaatacatggttcctttctcagctgcaaCACCTGTGCCTCTCTGTTCAGCATCTGGTCACCACTGGCCATCAACATTAACTCTTACTTTATGCACTTTGGCACCTAAAGAAAGGCCTTCCAGAGGTCTACAAGTGCTGAATCCTTCTACCATGTAGAAATGAGCCTGAGTAGGAGCAGCCTGAAGTGTTTGTTGTTGCAAACCTTCAGCAGACATCTAAATAAAGGTTCCTGAGCCACAAGTGTGGAATGATGCTGCCTCACAAGAAACAGCTGTGTTTCTCTGGGTGGGAAAGAAAAGTTAAAGGTTAAGTGTGGTAGGAGTTAAAGCTGCTCTCTCTGTATTGCAGTTGTCAGAATTGTTTGTGGTCATGTTAACACCCAGTTTTTGGATTTCAGAAAATCAGAGATCGAGTACTACGCTATGCTTGCTAAGACTGGTGTCCATCATTATAGTGGGAACAACATTGAGTTGGGCACAGCGTGTGGAAAATACTACAGAGTGTGCACACTGGCCATCATTGACCCAGGTAATTCCCTCCTGCAGTGTAGAGGAGGTGTCTGTGGATCCTCCCTTCTCCTGTGAGTTGCAGCACTGAGCAAGGAATGAGCAGGAGTGATGACACACTTGACTGCATTTTTCCATCAGGTTTAATACTTATAATTTTCTCTGACCAAGATCCTGTTCTTTTGTGAGTCCAAGGTTCTCAGAACCTGGAAGCGCTGCTGCATCTCTTGCACATAACTCTTTTACTGCTGAGCCCTGTGAGCATTTTGTCTGCTTGTCAGTCTGTAGGGAGGTTTTGGTGTCTGGGAAGCAACTATGTGGGACCTTTTTCTGAACCCATCAGCTAGGACACGGGCTTGCACAACATACTGTTTACAACAGCCCTGTTTGACTGTTCTTAGTCTGAGACAAAGGGTTGTGACTTGTCCTGCTTCCCAGAATAGTATATAGAAAAATAACCAACAGGCAGGTGGATATTCATCAAGGGAATGAGAATCACGTTAAATGCTTCATTTTAAAACTACATTTGTGTGTAATTAGTGTGGTTTGGTAACAGTGTTTGTCCCAGAGAGTTGCTCAGATTCCTTATATAGAATGCTAAGTAGGTGACTTCCCATCCTCTTTCCAGAATGTTTTAAGAGAAGAGTCAATCCCTTGTTCTGTTTGTTGACCAGAATGCATACACATAGGTTTAATGATTCCTGTAATGACTTTAACCAGCTGTTCCCCAAGTCACAATGAATGATTTGAATTTCCTACTGCTTCAGGAAACTTTATTTAGCTTGCTTGTATTCAAATAGTAGCTGTAAACTTGATTGTCAGAATGTCACTTtcaggtttggttttgggtgggGTGGGAGCTGTAAGTCAGTCCCAATGCTCTGGAGCTGACAATGCGAATATTCTCGCTGTCCTGATATCTCTGTGATCAGGGGAGGCTAGACATTCGCTAGAGTAAAACTATGCATTGTGTCCTCCAGGACTAGATGGCTGTTTTAGTCCTGGCTTTGTAAATGCTGGTGACAGGTGCGTAATTACTGGAAAATACTGTGCTTGGATTAGAAAAACACAGTTAAAAGTATTCTTATCATTGATTTtatcaaaattatttgttttttcctaaGCAGACTGTCTGTTTTTTtaggttgttttctttttctagaatCACTGTGGTGATTTTATGAGTAGGGGGTGTTTTTCttacttttatttcaaaaatcaTCTTCCCATGGGTCCTCTTCTAACAAtacatttttgttttacagGTGACTCTGACATCATTAGAAGCATGCCAGAACAAACCAGTGAGAAGTAAATGCTGTAAAGGTGTTATTTCTACAATAAAACTGGTTACAGAtctcttttaaagaaaaatttgtaTTATACTTTTGTTGGTTTTAGGGAACAAACTATATAAATGAAGATTCATTACCACTGCTGTGCTTCTTGTTCTGTTAGAAATAACCTTCACATGGCAAAATTGCTGTTCTTTCTGTAGGCATTGTGGATCTTAAAAGGTAAGTGAAGGAAGGCTTGATCATGGCTAGTATGGTGCCAAATCCCAATGGGCTGGGGCTCCCTTAGTGTTTGCTTGTGGAGTGCTAATGCAAACAAAAGCCATAACAtaagggacagcagcaaatTTGGGATGTTGGTGGGGAACCCTAAGTGCTTACTTATGTTCAGTATTTCACACTGTTTTTACCTAGTGAATCAAGTAGAATGTGCATCAGTTCCTTTGTCTTTTCCATCCAAGAGTACATACCTGTAAAAGGACAAACAGGATATAGCTTCTAGATGTATAGGCTTTCAGTAAGATACCAGTTAACTTCACAAAGCTGTTTTTAAATCagtagccttttttttttagttttctgaaGATATTGGAGACAGATGAGCTGGTGTTCTCAAGGCAATTGCTGAGAATGTCAGTATCTTAGAGATTTGTGCCTGTTTTGTTTGAGACCATGACTGCAGGATGTTCCTTATTACTAGGGATTGTTAATTGAGGTGGCAGTGATTTTCTGACATGGTGAAAACAAACACCTAATGAAAATCAGGATGTACCTGTAACCCCGCAAAATTCCACAGTATGCCAAAGCATGAGGTATCTTTCAAAGCTTGCTGTTGTATATCCATGTACACTCACCAGCTTGTCTGACATCAGTTAATCACTTAAGTTTTGCTGCAACTACTTCTGTTATAAAGTGAATGAAGTTTGGTGTTTCCATTTGGAGATAGTCAAGAGGCAAACTCTGAGGTGTGTCAGAGCAAAGGAGGAAGTGCTGGTATATTTGCCTATTAAACCACAGATCTGGATGAGTTGCAATCAAGGGAAGGGAGTGAGACTTGAAGGTACTTTGGGTGGCCAGAATAGAAgcagtttgtttggttttgtttgtgttttagtGTTTGACAGGTGTGCAGCTAGCTGAATTGACCAAgtaatattttcagaattaatATACTACTTGCATTCAGGAAAGTTAGAGAATCAGTGAATACTGACAAAAGGACAGCAGGGAGAAGTTGGGTAGTCTAGACATAAGGAAAAGGTTTTGAAACTTTAAGTTGCGATGCCCTGATAACCCAGCAGACTTTTCACTTTGGTAATTTAATTCCATTACAGTTTAAACACAAATGTGTAGCTACATTTTTACTTCCTATTGATTCCAGTAGTAACTTTTTTGAAGAATCCAAGTCAATCCTAATGGCTGTGAATGCTGTCTCACTTGTTCTGTGTATGTCTTTACATAGAACTATATACATACACAATCTCTGTGCTTAAAATGCTAGGAGTGGAGGAGGGAAATACAGAAAAGCAAGTCAAATTCATACCctaaaaatacttcaaaacaTGAAGGTTTCATTTCAAAAAATAACaccattttattattttgcataGCTTATTTCAGTTATTCTGCTTAATTAGAACTTCTGCTAGTTACTGAGttgtttatataaaattatCAACATTTTTATCTGCAATCAATGCAAGACAACACATGGCATATAAATGCAAGGATCCAGAATATTCTTTTCAACTTCAGACACAAAGAAAATAGCTCTGACAAGTTTGTATGTATAAATATACAGTGTAGTGTACGCTTCAAATTCTGATCAGTATTTTAGTCTGTTTTCCAAGTCTTCCATTCTCTTCGTCATTTCTTCCAGtagataaaagttaaggaaAGAGAGCTACTgataaaaatgcattaaaaagtCAGCTACCTGATTGCTATGGTCCATAAACATTCTCATTTGTCCTCTTACAATCCCAGTAGTTTCTCATACACTAATcccctttattttcttctgatttgaTCAGCTGAGTTGAGAAAGCTGTGTGAAGCCCCATTATTTAACAGGTTTACCTTGACATGGAGTTCAGACTGTAGCTTATTAAAAAGGCTGGTTCTACAAATTGAttgcttttctcccttttaaagTGAGGGTAAATATTTATCTAGTTAATGCTGTTTAAAACTGTTTCACTTAATCATGTGGAAAACTGCACATAACTGGCAGTAGATTATAGAACTCTGGGGCTCTGAGACCCCAGTAAGAATGTCTGCTCCTCATGATCTGTTCCTGTCCACAATTGTGGCAGTGGTTTCCAGACAAATGTGGAATAGAGCACAACAAACTCCCTGGGATCTAGGGCTGGTTCCAGTTACAGTAAGAAGCTGTTGCAATACAAAGTAGTGTACAGTATCCCTTTCCTGATAAGCACTTCCAGTTGGCAGGAATGCTGTCTCCTGCAGGAAGATGTTGCACTGGTACTGTTTACTTCAGGCCCTCTCTCTGAGTGCCATGgaaaggctgcagccaggggaagctgagaggaagaggaggcctAGCATCAAGTGAGATCTGAAGTCACTGAGATCTACCTCAGAAGGATGAATTTGCTGCACCCCACTCCTTGCTTGTTTGACTAGAGTCTTGATTTCAACATTTTAACGTCTTGCACAAGGGAAAATGGAGAACTGGGCATATTAATTGGGATCTTTGACACATTGCTGTTAGGAATTTTTAGGGCAGACAGGCAAATAGAACTTGGCCTCTTGAGTTTGGCCAGAACAGCTACGTGTACTGTCCTCATTGTCAGCAGGAAAATCTCTTGCTAGTAAGGAGCAAGGGTGTGTATCTTGCTTTTGTGGGTGTTCAGTCTGCCTGCACATTGGGTTTGGTAATTGCTCATCTGTCTGCTGTGGCAAGCTTACTCTGCACAGGAGCACCATGTGGAACTGCATTTTCTTCAGCCATTTTTCTCAAGTGTTCACAGAGGCCAAGTTGAAACAGTGAAACTGCACTCAACTTACTGATAGAAGTTAGTGTAGCTGGACACAAAACAGTTTGGACTGGTCACTCTGAATTTGTATTGTGTAACTGGAGCTACTTATGTAGCCAGTTCTCCATCCTCCACCCCCCAGATCTCTGGATGAGGACTAGCCAGCAGTCTGCAGTTACCAAGGACTAGTGTAGCACCTCATACCTGAGCTTGCTCTtgagaaaaggcagagaaattaGGTTTGTAATAAAGACAAAACTGGATTGTTCATTCTCTTCAAAGCAGTGGCTGCACAGTGCTCTGAGGAAGTGCTTAGCACTGTTCCTATCAAAATTCCTAGTCTCTGGTTCAGTGTTGACAGATTTTCTATTACCTTGAGCCACTGGAGTAAAAATCACAGTTGTCTGCTCAAATGGTAAAGTAAAAAAGCACACGTTGCTAAGCTTCTAAGCTTAGTAACTAAGTTCTTTGAGTAAGCTCAGAGCTCCTCACAGCCCACTGCAAGAGATTGTGGTAAAGAGCTTCTGAAGGGGCAAGAATTGGTCTCCTTTCTTGTTAGCATGCAGGCTGGAATGCTGCATGTCATGTAACACTTAAGGATGTGGGAAATAACCTAGAAGTTTTTCTCCAAAGTTGATGGAAGAAGTCCTATCAGAGCAGTATGTGTGTTGATGAACATTTGAAGCACCTAGCAATAACCTTACATGATGGCTTTCTCCTCTTTTATGAAATCTGCTTTGCATGGAGTAATTTAATCAAGTGATTAGAACATAATTCCTTAAAGTGTCTGCCATGTTCTGCATCAGGTTACCAGTCACCGAGGGCTCTGCTTGCCTCCCTCTGCACTGACAGTTCAGTCTGAAGCTGTTCCTGTCTAGGAAGCACAGTGATGAGCTGTTGGGATCACTGCACTCTTCTGTGCAGAGAGTAAGCGCTTACTGCTCTTGCACACAGTTACACAAGTAGAAGATGTGATGTTTTGTTAGCGTTTATTTGATCAGAAACAGCTTTCATGAATTTGCTGCATAAATAGTGCACAATGAGTTGTATTGCCagtttgctgctgtttcctgaGATGTGGATTTGCAGGCAGGGTAAAGGCTGCTGCACTAGCAGCTCCCTTGAAATAGACTGATTGGCAGAAGCTAGCGATCTGCACTTTGCTAACTTTTATCTGCATTTCTTTTAACGCAAGATTAACCAAACCTGAGTCCTCTGATTTCCTCCTTATCTAGAGTATGGTTTTAAATGACTCGCTGCATATGTGCCTCACCAAGGAGTTCAGCAGGGAAACCTGTAGTCTGTAAATGCTATTTCAGTAGCATCTGAAGAAGTAACCCAAAACAAAGCATGTTAGTCTTGAATTTGACCAGTTGTTTCTTTGCTATTCCTGAAAGTGTTTACTGTAAGGAGTTATTAAAATTCAAGATCCTTGTTAATATTTTTGTTCCTTCTATGAAGAAGAAGCAGATTAAAAGTTAAAGGCTTTGCTTATTGGCAACTATTACGTAGTTTAGATTTTCATAACAATAAACTGTTTTTAGCTATGGAGGCAGTTTAGACTTGATCCAAAACCATGTAGTTTGTTTTAAGCTGCCTTTCTTATCTTACCTGTAAGAAGCAGTTACGCAGAAAGGATATATCGCTGGGTGAGTTTTCTTACTTCACTGGTTGCATAGTTCTGGAATGTCACAAGGTTTTCACACTTGCACTGGTCATTGTCTTTTGAGGCTTTTGCTGAAAAAGAGAAACACTTAAGTATAGGCTAAATGCTGAATAAATTGAATAGAATGGGGAGGAAATGACAAGGCATTCTGAATGCAGAGCAGGTTTATTACAGCTGCCTGTTCTCAAAACAGGTCAACATCCCAAGGAACACCCTGAGGCAGATTCTGTTGGTACTGGAAAACAGTACACAATATGTAATCTTCCATGTTGAAAGAACAGTGGGTTGTTCTAAACAAAGGAACCCAATTACCTGTTGTTGAGTGGATGTGACTGTCTTCAAAAAGATACTTGTGATGTACTGCAAGATGTGGACAGTCAATGACATCTGTGATGGCTATTGTGGTTGATTCAGGTCCTGCAGGAAACCCCCCCCAACACTCTAAAAATCAGACCCactaaattataattttttttttctacgTGCATGCACTGAGTTCTCCTTAATTAGTAGGTAATTCACTCATTCAAGGAAAGGATTAGGGATACAAAGCTATGAAGGAACCAGGCTGTTAGGCTGTATTTACTGTATACATGATATAAGTTGTGGGTTGCAAAACTGAAAGGGAATTGTGAAGGTTCCTGTGAAAAACAGAAGTGATTGAAAGCTGAACATGCTTTAGGTGTGAAGCCCAGTGTTGAAATACAAGCTTCCCCATGAAGTATTTCATTCAGATGATGTAAGAAGCATGCAGCCATGCTTTTGTTACAGTGAATCTCCATTTTTCACATTGCAGAGTGACTTGGAGGGGCGAGGAGGCAGGGACATGGGATAAACCATTTTAGCTGAATTGTGAGAGTTCTCTACAGAAGGCAGCatgaaaaggcagcaggagaggacaCTTGAGTTAAAACAGCCAACCTGAAGGCTGTGGACCAGTCCTATGAAGCCTCCCAGATGATGCATCCTGCTGGTGAGGTGACTCTCTCAAGGCTGGTAGATAGAAATTTCCAAAGGAAATGATATCACAAAAGAGCAATAAAAATGTTCACATTCCCCACAATTGATGTTTCTTGCCAGTAGCTTGATATTTGTCTCTCATAACACATGGAGAATGCCTCATACCTGTGCAATTTAGAAGAGGTCCAGTGTTGAAACTCCACAATTTGCCCTTCAACTCAGACTATCAGAATAACTCCTCCAAAACCAAAGTGATTGTTTAATAATAGCGAAGCAATCTGAAATGACAGCAATCTACTTTGTGTCCTACAATGAAAATTCTTTCATGTTTCATTATCATCCATCATCCTTTGGGGTGAACTGAATAAGAACATTgcttggagaaagaaaaagtttctTCCTGCCCTTCAGTTTTCTTCTTTATAATGGGAAACATTGATCAGGGAGTTGGGAGTTTTTAGGTGAGAAGGGTGCAGCAGAGTCTATTTGATACACTACAGGCAAAAAATACACGTTTTTAATTCATGAAGCACAGCCTTTAAAATGTAAGGATTTATTTCAGAGTCCACACTCACGTTTTTAATTCATGAAGCACAGCCTTTAAAATGTAAGGATTTATTTCAGAGTGCACACCCCGATCTTTTCAGTCAAGAGATGGAGAGGAAACAGAAACCTGTTGGGAGGCAGAACGGCCGCCATTGTGTGCCCTGCCCCTTTCCTGCCGCCAGAGGGCAGCGTGGAGGCGGCTGCGGTTCCTTAGGCACGGGTCCTTCCCGAGGACATGAACACTTCACCTTCCACTGACTCCGGGCCCTTCATGGCCGAGATGGGCTGAAGAGCAGGTATTTAACAACTGCACGTGACCGATGATGCCAGGGTGATGGAGCATCTGGGACACAGCCCCTCCTCTGGAAGCCAGAGCCCCTTCCCTAAAAGTGAATGCATGGGGGTAAAAGGTGACAGGGCAAACTTGCACCATATACCATGAAGATGCAGTAGGGAGGTGGAAGATGCTTCTGTGACATCCAGGTTTGCTATAACTATTGGGGTCCCTGCTGGTTTAGTCAGTTTTGACAGATGCATAATAATATGCAGCTGTGCTAAATTGCACTGGGAAGGAGATGAGGCCCTTTTGAGTGGAGGTTAAAAGTACTGAGCATGAATATCAGGGAAGAACAGATGAGTGGTTGAATAAGGAGACCAGAGATCAAGCAGGAGAACTACAATATTTATATAGAGAGCTATAGATATCTCAGTCTGCATGGGAaccagctgctggaaggaacTCAGATTTTGGAGAAGAGTTCAGGGCAGAGAGGTGTGGGATGAGATCACAAGGGAATGAAACGAACCAGAAACAGAGTCTAGCTGAAGAATGATCAATGGGAACAAGGATGGTGAAGATTTCTGTTGTAGGAGCAATGGAGAAGGTAAGATGAATTTTGAGTGTTTGACCCTGGGTAATGACTTGCTCTAGAAGTTGTTCAGGAGCTGCAAGCTAATGAGGGGCTTGTTTAGGAAGGGCAGAGGAACTGACCTGAAGTGTTTGAGCTTTGGACACTGGGCTGGTATGGATATGTAATTAGGGACTGAAAAATAACAGATGCACTGGTAGAGGTGTGGCAGGAGGTCTCCAGTTTGGAATAGCAATTGGGCATTTAAGAAACTTCTCTTCAGGCTTGAAGAATAGTTGGGGCTCTAGGATTTCTGATCTCATTGCCTCTGTGAAGCTGAATAAACACACAAGTAGTGACAGAGGCTGATCACCCTGAATCCCTTGGTGAAGTCAGTGCAATGAATAAATTTGTGGGGGAACAATGCTGAAATTGGATGTTGATTTTTAGTGTTCTGTTTTGTAAAAAAAACGCAAGTAATTTGTTAGGAGGAGCCTGTGAGAGTGTCATGAAAAGCAGAATCTGAATATTTGCTGAACTGAAAACTATCCACAATTTGGAAGGAGAACAGAATGTTAACCAGGTGGCTGCTGAGTACTGTCATCTGATCAGGGCTGGGGTCTTGTGACAAAAATAGTATATGACCATGTAATTAAAAGCTCCCACAATGCACATGCCCAGAGCTGAAGCTGCAATCATATTGAGTGTGTATTATGTATGACATTGCTGGAGCCTCGTTAGTGCTTCCAGTCAGATGAGAAATTAACATGAACCAAGGCAGTGAATGGGAACCTTCCAACTGAATTCCTTTTAATAAGaggcaagagggaaaaaaacccctccttTTTTGCCTTTACTACTAGTCATCAAGAATAATTAATAGTAATCAGCAGCTATTTTACAAggcagaataaaagaaaaaagcctaaCCCTCAAAGAAACATTTGGAGAACTTTTACTTTAGCTGGAAACATGCAGTGCATCCACAGCTGGGATTAGGGATGAGAGGCTCTGTGGATCTCCTACTGTCCTCACAAGGTGCAGCCTCAGAAGACCTCAGCTAAGGATCAAAGCTGGAGTAAAGACAAAAGTCATTGCTATtgcaaaggaggagaaaaactgCGCTGTATACAacagaaggaattaaaaaaaaaaaaaaacttttagaTTATGTAACAGGTTTGGAGGCAGAATTTCTGGTGGAGTGAGTTGATGAGTAATAGGTAGTTCTGGAGTGTCCAGAAAAACCAGGCTGGTCAGTCCTCAGTTCACAGGTGTGAGGCATTCATTGCCTGTTGTTGAGAGAGGGGCAGGCCAGAAGCTGAAGCAC encodes:
- the RPL30 gene encoding large ribosomal subunit protein eL30: MVAAKKTKKSLESINSRLQLVMKSGKYVLGYKQTLKMIRQGKAKLVILANNCPALRKSEIEYYAMLAKTGVHHYSGNNIELGTACGKYYRVCTLAIIDPGDSDIIRSMPEQTSEK